The Hahella sp. HNIBRBA332 genome window below encodes:
- a CDS encoding Gfo/Idh/MocA family protein, which produces MSKKKLRIGLIGSGYMGKAHAIAFRSAPAVFELSADIELEMLADITAEQAAEKAAVMGFKRSTGDWRELVSDPDIDVVDICSPNWLHKEMALAAIAAGKHVYSEKPLALNAADARMMTEAAEQAGVKTLVGFNYAKNPTVSLAREIILSGELGDIVHFRGTHNEDYLSDPDAPFSWRLKREFSGSGTLGDMGSHIINMAQYLVGDIIEVVADLKTVHKNRPIANAPGEFGEVENDDQVHLLARFANGAQGTLESSRIACGRKNSLWFEVTGTLGTLIYDQERLSELQFYSRKDAGPREGFRRILVGPQHPDYANFCVSAGHGLGYNDQKVVEVRDLVEGLCAERPMWPQFRHAYEVNRVLDAVELSHQERRWVSIEEMA; this is translated from the coding sequence ATGAGCAAGAAGAAACTACGAATCGGCTTGATCGGTAGCGGTTATATGGGCAAGGCGCACGCGATAGCGTTTCGCTCCGCCCCCGCAGTATTTGAACTTTCAGCAGATATCGAGCTTGAGATGTTAGCGGATATCACGGCTGAGCAAGCGGCTGAAAAAGCGGCGGTAATGGGATTCAAGCGCTCTACCGGAGATTGGCGGGAGCTGGTGAGCGACCCTGATATCGACGTGGTGGATATCTGCTCCCCGAATTGGCTGCATAAAGAAATGGCGCTGGCGGCCATCGCCGCCGGCAAGCATGTCTATTCAGAGAAACCACTGGCCCTGAATGCGGCGGATGCGCGCATGATGACCGAAGCGGCGGAGCAAGCTGGGGTGAAGACGCTGGTGGGATTCAACTACGCCAAAAACCCCACCGTAAGCCTGGCCCGGGAAATCATTCTCAGCGGCGAACTGGGCGATATCGTCCATTTTCGCGGCACTCATAATGAAGACTATCTTTCTGACCCTGATGCGCCGTTCAGCTGGCGCCTGAAGAGAGAATTCTCCGGTTCCGGAACCCTGGGAGACATGGGGTCTCACATTATTAATATGGCGCAGTATCTGGTCGGCGACATCATTGAAGTGGTGGCGGATCTGAAAACTGTACACAAGAACCGCCCGATCGCCAACGCGCCCGGTGAGTTCGGCGAAGTGGAAAACGACGATCAGGTTCATCTGTTGGCGCGCTTCGCCAACGGCGCCCAGGGAACGTTGGAGTCCAGCCGCATCGCCTGCGGGCGCAAGAACTCGCTCTGGTTTGAGGTGACGGGAACCCTGGGCACATTGATTTATGATCAGGAACGGTTGAGCGAGCTGCAGTTTTATTCTCGCAAAGACGCTGGGCCACGGGAAGGTTTCCGCCGCATCTTAGTTGGCCCACAGCATCCAGATTACGCTAATTTCTGCGTGTCAGCGGGCCATGGTCTGGGCTACAACGATCAAAAGGTCGTGGAAGTGCGGGATCTGGTGGAGGGCCTGTGCGCAGAGCGCCCCATGTGGCCGCAGTTTCGCCATGCCTATGAAGTGAACCGGGTATTGGATGCGGTGGAGCTGTCTCATCAGGAGCGCCGCTGGGTCAGTATCGAGGAGATGGCTTGA
- the iolB gene encoding 5-deoxy-glucuronate isomerase, translating into MSHLLRKARREQQQRIHVTPENASWKYVGFQALVLQAGETWEGAFADAECCLVLVAGKATVEAGAETFADIGERMSPFEKLPPYAVYIPPATRIRIIAQTDLEVGLGLSSQVSGQYPVCLIKPDQVAVMNRGEGSNLRRIHNILMLDQPAERLLLTEVFTPSGNWSSYPPHKHDSDRLPEESYLEETYYHRVNPVQGFVFQRVYNDDRSLDETMSVYDGDCVIVPEGYHPVGVPHGYESYYLNVMAGPVRDWKFHNDPDHEWILSSS; encoded by the coding sequence ATGTCGCATCTGTTACGCAAAGCCAGACGGGAGCAACAGCAACGTATTCACGTCACGCCGGAAAATGCATCCTGGAAATACGTGGGATTTCAGGCCCTTGTGTTGCAGGCGGGAGAAACCTGGGAAGGGGCGTTCGCCGACGCTGAATGCTGTCTGGTGCTGGTGGCGGGCAAAGCGACAGTGGAAGCCGGGGCGGAGACGTTTGCGGACATTGGCGAGCGCATGTCGCCCTTTGAAAAACTGCCGCCCTATGCGGTGTATATCCCGCCCGCCACGCGTATTCGCATCATTGCGCAAACGGATCTGGAAGTCGGTCTGGGTTTGTCCTCGCAGGTCTCCGGGCAGTATCCGGTGTGCCTGATCAAACCGGATCAGGTGGCGGTGATGAATCGCGGCGAGGGCTCCAATCTGCGCCGTATTCACAATATTCTGATGCTGGATCAACCGGCGGAGCGACTGCTGTTGACGGAAGTGTTCACGCCCAGCGGTAACTGGTCCAGCTATCCACCGCACAAACATGACTCTGATCGCCTGCCGGAAGAGTCTTATCTGGAAGAAACCTATTATCACCGCGTCAATCCAGTCCAGGGATTTGTATTTCAGCGAGTCTATAACGACGACCGTTCCCTGGATGAAACCATGTCCGTGTACGACGGCGATTGTGTGATCGTGCCTGAAGGCTATCACCCGGTCGGCGTGCCTCATGGTTATGAATCCTATTACCTCAACGTGATGGCGGGACCGGTTCGTGACTGGAAGTTTCACAACGACCCAGACCACGAGTGGATTCTGTCCTCATCATGA
- a CDS encoding DUF6429 family protein: MTMVIDEEKIDETVLALLHLTLHQGNRAWKGFDWEVMNRLYEKGLIHDPVGKTKSVALTERGMQESERLFQRLFVREEQD; the protein is encoded by the coding sequence ATGACGATGGTGATTGATGAGGAGAAGATTGACGAAACCGTATTGGCTCTACTGCATCTGACGCTGCATCAGGGCAACCGGGCCTGGAAAGGTTTCGATTGGGAGGTCATGAACCGGCTCTACGAAAAAGGGCTGATCCACGACCCGGTAGGGAAAACCAAATCCGTCGCCTTGACCGAACGCGGCATGCAGGAATCCGAACGTTTGTTTCAGCGCTTGTTCGTCAGGGAAGAGCAGGACTAA
- a CDS encoding LysR family transcriptional regulator, with the protein MQNLLTHLDLIAAFHQVAQDGSFTQAATSLNSSKSQVSKQIKALEALLQTQLLHRTTRSLRLTEAGEALFRYSTEIQALFRQATEVVNDLNADTVGVLRFTCPVSLGISMMPEILKLFRLRYPRVKVRIDLANESRNLIAEEFDLAIRATPQPDPYLVARPLGAMVDAICASPEFLARHGRPETPEELTRFPCIAHNQHQQLSQWRFTGPEREISVPIQAEIAANQYPMMRQCAVEGLGVTKLPFYEAYKDIQSGRLVRLLEDYPSHTHTLYVVFPAQRYQPKKLIYFKELLIEWFSGRPEFFHRL; encoded by the coding sequence ATGCAGAACTTACTGACTCATCTCGACCTGATAGCCGCCTTTCATCAGGTGGCGCAGGACGGCAGTTTCACCCAGGCCGCCACAAGTCTGAACAGCTCCAAGTCTCAGGTCAGCAAACAGATCAAGGCGTTGGAGGCGTTGCTGCAGACTCAACTGCTGCACCGCACCACCCGAAGCTTGCGGCTTACGGAAGCCGGCGAAGCGTTGTTTCGTTATAGCACGGAAATTCAGGCGCTGTTTCGCCAGGCGACGGAGGTGGTGAATGATTTGAATGCGGACACGGTTGGCGTGCTGCGTTTTACCTGTCCGGTTTCTCTGGGCATTTCCATGATGCCGGAGATCCTCAAATTGTTTCGGTTGCGTTATCCCCGGGTAAAAGTGCGAATCGACCTCGCCAATGAGAGCCGCAACCTGATCGCAGAGGAATTCGATCTCGCCATTCGCGCCACGCCGCAACCAGACCCTTACCTAGTTGCGAGACCACTGGGCGCCATGGTCGACGCCATCTGCGCCAGTCCGGAATTCCTCGCCCGCCATGGCAGACCGGAAACCCCGGAGGAGCTGACGCGCTTTCCCTGCATCGCCCACAACCAGCATCAGCAACTGAGCCAATGGCGTTTTACCGGCCCCGAGCGTGAAATCAGCGTGCCGATACAGGCGGAGATCGCCGCCAATCAATATCCCATGATGCGGCAATGCGCGGTGGAAGGACTTGGCGTCACCAAACTGCCTTTCTATGAAGCGTATAAAGATATTCAAAGCGGGCGGCTGGTGCGACTGCTGGAGGATTACCCTTCCCACACCCACACGCTGTACGTGGTGTTTCCCGCCCAACGCTATCAGCCGAAGAAGCTGATTTATTTCAAGGAACTATTGATAGAGTGGTTCAGCGGACGCCCGGAATTCTTTCACCGTTTATAA
- a CDS encoding short chain dehydrogenase, whose amino-acid sequence MKIVVIGATGTIGKAVVENLQDRHEVIKVGKSRGDYQVDIADEASIQALFEKLGEFDALVSATGDLAFAALGEMTSEQWNVGLRSKLMGQINLVRHGLKYVRDQGSFTLTSGILSVDPIAWGAAATTVNGALEHFAVAAAIEAPRGVRINVVSPTVLTESWDKYGSFFPGETPVDAAKVAKAFQKSIEGAQTGKVIYLRG is encoded by the coding sequence ATGAAAATCGTAGTGATCGGCGCCACAGGCACAATTGGCAAAGCGGTTGTAGAGAACCTTCAGGACCGGCATGAAGTGATCAAGGTCGGCAAGAGCCGCGGCGATTATCAGGTGGATATCGCTGATGAGGCTTCTATTCAGGCGCTGTTTGAGAAACTCGGTGAGTTTGACGCTCTGGTCAGCGCGACCGGCGACCTAGCGTTTGCGGCGCTGGGAGAAATGACCTCTGAGCAATGGAACGTTGGGTTGCGCAGTAAGCTGATGGGACAGATCAACCTGGTGCGTCATGGTTTGAAATATGTTCGCGATCAGGGTTCTTTCACACTGACCAGCGGCATTCTCAGCGTTGATCCTATCGCTTGGGGCGCAGCAGCTACTACGGTCAACGGCGCTCTGGAGCACTTCGCCGTGGCGGCGGCGATCGAAGCGCCTCGCGGGGTGCGTATTAACGTCGTCAGCCCGACAGTATTAACGGAATCCTGGGATAAGTACGGTTCATTTTTCCCAGGTGAAACGCCAGTGGACGCTGCAAAGGTGGCGAAGGCGTTCCAAAAATCCATAGAAGGCGCGCAGACTGGCAAAGTGATTTATCTGCGTGGCTAG
- a CDS encoding GNAT family N-acetyltransferase, whose product MDRQLVVKYLADAPEAVPALAASFETEWPDWYGPQGPGDAEADLRQFCSRDALPVGMVAFWGGELVGVAALKAQSIATHPHLGPWAAAGWVKPELRRRGLGAALLTALEGAALALGYNRLYCGTATSASLMRRCGWRFLEELHYHGEKVGLYCKALGAADVPAS is encoded by the coding sequence ATGGATCGGCAGTTAGTGGTGAAATACTTGGCGGACGCGCCGGAAGCGGTTCCCGCCCTGGCGGCGTCTTTTGAGACGGAGTGGCCTGATTGGTACGGCCCACAGGGACCGGGTGACGCGGAAGCGGATTTACGTCAGTTTTGTTCCCGAGACGCCTTACCGGTGGGGATGGTCGCCTTTTGGGGCGGTGAGCTGGTCGGCGTGGCGGCATTGAAAGCGCAATCCATCGCCACGCATCCTCATCTTGGTCCCTGGGCGGCGGCGGGCTGGGTGAAGCCTGAACTGCGTCGGCGCGGATTAGGCGCAGCGCTTCTGACTGCGTTGGAAGGCGCGGCGTTAGCGCTGGGCTATAACAGACTCTATTGCGGCACGGCGACCTCCGCTTCGTTGATGCGCCGCTGTGGCTGGCGCTTTTTGGAAGAGTTGCACTATCACGGCGAAAAAGTGGGTCTGTACTGCAAAGCGCTTGGCGCCGCCGACGTTCCGGCGTCGTAA
- a CDS encoding YHYH protein, protein MKIRSISIRYATFAAGLTAALTGVCAPAIHAQEMQSGRGYFFPALIPSYFDKEHFLEDISIERCELKNGYQSLCYKLKVKSNPVENGPYCPETINDIGGVYPYDGATNPGLRVLKRDLFEDMEADGYDIVDDDGNIRFIMIKTGEIPNLDPDLSYCIEVEPDNTLQLSYMIPVFSWHAQESTPMDDASKIVGLSLIGMPINGLPPSVANGIPGAPTGVGSMPALDACGGHINEGFYHSHIFPETINEIYAKHHIGEVRCEAVYPKGSGDLVAYAMDGYPIYTHLDMNGATPTGLDECNGHFGPTIHYPTGMYHYHSSSAEDVNIPRCLKGVMAKQQLIVE, encoded by the coding sequence ATGAAAATACGCTCAATCTCCATTCGCTACGCCACATTTGCCGCCGGACTCACCGCTGCACTGACAGGAGTCTGCGCCCCTGCGATCCACGCTCAGGAAATGCAATCAGGGAGAGGGTATTTCTTTCCCGCTTTGATTCCCTCCTATTTCGACAAAGAGCACTTCCTGGAGGATATCTCCATAGAGCGCTGTGAATTAAAGAACGGCTACCAATCCTTGTGCTACAAGCTGAAAGTCAAAAGCAACCCGGTGGAAAACGGTCCTTATTGTCCGGAAACCATCAATGATATCGGCGGCGTTTATCCTTATGACGGGGCGACCAATCCCGGTTTGCGCGTTCTGAAAAGAGACTTGTTCGAAGACATGGAGGCGGACGGCTACGATATCGTGGACGACGACGGCAACATCCGTTTCATCATGATCAAAACCGGAGAAATACCCAACCTGGACCCCGATTTGTCCTACTGCATTGAGGTTGAGCCCGACAATACCCTGCAACTTTCGTACATGATTCCCGTCTTCTCCTGGCATGCTCAGGAATCCACACCCATGGACGACGCTTCCAAAATTGTCGGCTTATCCCTGATCGGGATGCCCATCAACGGCTTACCGCCCTCAGTGGCCAACGGCATTCCCGGCGCGCCCACCGGCGTTGGCAGTATGCCTGCCCTGGACGCCTGCGGCGGGCATATCAACGAAGGGTTCTATCATTCCCATATTTTCCCGGAAACCATTAACGAGATTTACGCCAAGCATCATATTGGCGAAGTTCGCTGCGAGGCGGTCTATCCGAAAGGTTCCGGCGATCTGGTGGCGTACGCCATGGACGGCTATCCCATCTATACCCACCTGGACATGAACGGCGCCACGCCAACCGGTCTGGATGAGTGCAACGGTCATTTCGGCCCGACCATCCATTATCCGACCGGCATGTATCACTATCACTCTTCCTCCGCGGAGGACGTCAATATCCCACGCTGCCTGAAGGGCGTCATGGCGAAACAGCAGTTAATCGTGGAGTGA
- a CDS encoding IS5 family transposase, producing the protein MPRLMLSDELWSKLKEIMLQERIYNKPTLRMMVEGMLYRMRTGCPWRDLPGQFGDWNSVFKKFNSWSAQGKWLRIFRGLIREPDLEWEFIDGSYVKAHQHSAGACTEESQAIGKSRAGNTTKVHLAVDAYGLPVEFEITGGEVNDCTAAAELIEKLPLSEAVVGDKGYDSERVRAQIERKGARAVIPRKRNSVKGNDDMDWGLYKCRHLVENAFARLKQYRAIATRYDKLKRNYESMVAMACGYLWLPM; encoded by the coding sequence ATGCCCCGATTGATGCTCAGTGACGAGCTTTGGTCGAAGCTGAAAGAGATCATGCTGCAAGAGCGAATCTATAACAAGCCCACACTACGAATGATGGTGGAAGGCATGTTGTACCGAATGCGGACGGGGTGTCCCTGGCGAGACTTGCCAGGGCAGTTTGGCGACTGGAATTCGGTGTTCAAAAAATTCAATTCCTGGTCTGCCCAAGGCAAGTGGTTGAGGATCTTCCGGGGCTTGATCCGCGAGCCGGATTTGGAATGGGAGTTTATTGATGGCAGCTATGTGAAGGCCCATCAGCACAGCGCAGGAGCCTGCACGGAAGAGTCTCAGGCGATTGGTAAGAGTCGGGCGGGCAATACCACGAAAGTGCATCTGGCCGTGGATGCCTATGGTCTTCCTGTGGAATTTGAGATCACAGGAGGCGAAGTCAATGACTGTACGGCAGCGGCGGAGTTGATTGAAAAGCTTCCCTTGTCAGAAGCGGTTGTCGGAGACAAAGGCTACGACAGTGAACGAGTGCGGGCACAGATCGAAAGGAAGGGAGCCAGGGCCGTGATACCGAGAAAGCGAAACTCTGTCAAAGGCAATGACGATATGGATTGGGGTTTATACAAGTGTCGCCATTTGGTGGAGAACGCCTTCGCCCGACTCAAGCAGTACCGGGCCATCGCGACGAGGTATGACAAGTTGAAGAGGAACTATGAAAGTATGGTAGCCATGGCTTGTGGGTATTTATGGCTGCCGATGTGA
- a CDS encoding gamma-glutamylcyclotransferase family protein translates to MAAPPRFDYFAYGSNMSLLRLRGRTPSARFLSTGRLTGYQLRFHKVGKDGSAKCDIFHTGNNEDIVYGGLFQINQQERHALDLVEGAGKGYDPTNLWITTESGAVMQALTYVATLTDANLFPFDWYLEHVLRGADALQLPSHYLASLRTIQSIADSDTDRTQRELAIYRRA, encoded by the coding sequence ATGGCTGCCCCGCCCCGCTTTGACTACTTCGCTTATGGATCCAACATGTCCCTGCTCCGGTTGCGCGGCCGCACGCCTAGCGCCCGCTTCTTGAGCACGGGCCGGTTAACGGGTTATCAACTGCGTTTTCATAAAGTTGGAAAGGATGGCTCCGCCAAGTGCGATATTTTTCATACCGGAAATAATGAAGACATCGTCTACGGCGGTCTCTTCCAGATTAACCAACAAGAGCGACACGCTCTTGATCTCGTCGAGGGCGCAGGCAAGGGTTATGACCCTACTAATCTATGGATAACGACGGAAAGCGGCGCCGTTATGCAAGCGCTCACTTACGTTGCAACACTCACTGACGCGAACCTTTTCCCATTCGACTGGTATCTGGAGCATGTGCTGCGAGGCGCAGATGCGTTGCAACTGCCGAGCCATTATCTTGCAAGCCTGCGCACGATCCAGTCGATTGCGGATTCAGATACTGATCGCACCCAAAGAGAGTTAGCGATCTACCGCCGCGCTTAA
- a CDS encoding YafY family protein, translating into MRTFLRRLSILAYLKSARTPKSTEEIINHLISADYMEEGGDPNSQKRLIQRDMNFLYGKNEMEDEDDEPGNEFGLEVVRGVGKSLLWKLDPYSTLQYDYEKMPQYMAIAFAMAKKHLSNLLPRNTLSELERFFAQAEERLEQSEKSLSPQLYNRLRDSVEFYQRGQRLQPADFDIEHLDTIYRAILKNKQVLFTYRGKEYRAHPFGVAILLPKIYLVAKKDEDIDTPGAYRHFLLHKIERITMDQRSSRVPKKFRLRDYLEAGKMDVFIDPEDNSVYSMKLRITPANPYSNLISDLSENPIAVDQKIKPATDESGSYILTAKVRRTIQLRNWLMNLGAECNVMEPQEIRDDLIAALRDALSNYGA; encoded by the coding sequence ATGAGAACTTTTCTACGCCGCTTATCCATCCTGGCTTATCTGAAATCGGCCAGAACGCCCAAATCCACCGAAGAAATCATTAATCACCTGATTTCCGCGGACTACATGGAAGAGGGCGGCGATCCAAATTCACAGAAGCGCCTGATCCAGCGCGACATGAATTTCCTGTACGGCAAAAACGAAATGGAGGACGAAGACGACGAACCCGGCAACGAGTTTGGCCTGGAAGTGGTAAGGGGCGTGGGCAAGAGCCTACTATGGAAACTCGACCCCTACTCCACCCTGCAATACGACTACGAGAAGATGCCTCAGTACATGGCTATCGCCTTCGCCATGGCCAAAAAGCACCTGTCCAACCTGCTGCCGCGCAACACCTTATCCGAGCTGGAGCGATTTTTCGCCCAGGCGGAGGAGCGTCTGGAGCAGTCGGAGAAATCCCTGTCGCCGCAGTTGTACAACCGTCTGCGCGATTCCGTGGAGTTCTATCAGCGCGGCCAGCGTCTGCAACCGGCGGATTTCGATATCGAGCATCTGGACACGATCTATCGCGCCATTCTGAAAAACAAGCAGGTGTTGTTCACCTATCGCGGCAAGGAGTATCGCGCCCATCCCTTCGGCGTTGCGATTCTGTTGCCGAAAATCTATCTGGTGGCGAAAAAGGACGAGGACATCGACACCCCCGGCGCCTACCGCCACTTCCTGCTGCATAAGATCGAACGCATCACCATGGATCAACGCAGCTCCCGCGTGCCGAAGAAATTCCGGCTGCGGGATTATCTGGAAGCAGGCAAGATGGACGTGTTCATCGACCCGGAAGACAACTCAGTTTACTCCATGAAGCTGCGCATCACGCCGGCTAATCCCTACAGTAACCTGATATCCGATCTGAGCGAAAACCCCATCGCCGTGGACCAGAAAATCAAACCGGCCACTGACGAGAGCGGTTCTTACATTCTTACGGCCAAAGTGCGGCGCACCATCCAGCTGCGGAACTGGTTGATGAATCTGGGCGCGGAGTGCAATGTGATGGAGCCGCAGGAAATTCGCGATGATCTGATTGCCGCGCTGCGGGACGCGCTGAGCAACTACGGCGCCTAA
- a CDS encoding DEAD/DEAH box helicase, with the protein MSSTDSATALSKDFASLGLSDSLLSALKDVGYEQPSPIQEQSIPLLLQGESILGVAQTGTGKTAAFALPLLERLDPKIQSPQIIVLAPTRELAIQVAEAFKSYSRYLPDFTVLPIYGGQDMRGQLRSLKRGVQVIVGTPGRVLDHLQRKSLDLSQIRAVVLDEADEMLRMGFIDDVEEILSNAPGECQYALFSATMPPAIKRVAEKYLKGAKEVRIAAKTSTVERISQHVLMVDNSHKLDALTRVLEVENFEGMIIFVRTKSATTELAEKLQARGYAAEALNGDQTQKIREQTIDRLKKGRLDIVVATDVAARGLDVERIGLVLNYDIPYDTEAYVHRIGRTGRAGREGKAILFAAPKERRLLRAIEMATKQPLTPYEAPSAEKISEQRIQQFQENLHRTLDGQDLESMKKVVLDFCQENELSLEVVAAALAFRLQVEQPLFPILKDLPKLDKDFRGRDRDRDGRGRNPRDRDRRGREGREGREGRDSRRDDGIPRERYRIEVGRSHDVSPGDIVGAIANEANIESKYIGHIAIYDNFSTVELPEGMPKEVLQHLQKVRIRQQLINMKPDAGKPERKPRSGRGGPRPAKRPRS; encoded by the coding sequence ATGTCTTCAACTGATTCTGCAACCGCGCTGTCGAAAGATTTCGCTTCTCTTGGTTTATCTGATTCTCTTTTGTCCGCTCTTAAAGACGTGGGTTATGAGCAACCCTCACCGATCCAGGAGCAAAGTATTCCCCTGTTGCTGCAGGGCGAGAGCATTTTAGGGGTGGCGCAGACTGGTACCGGCAAGACAGCGGCTTTCGCTCTGCCGTTGTTAGAAAGACTGGATCCGAAAATTCAGTCTCCACAAATTATCGTGCTGGCTCCCACCCGGGAACTGGCGATCCAGGTAGCGGAAGCATTCAAGAGCTATTCCCGTTACCTGCCTGACTTCACAGTGCTGCCGATCTACGGCGGTCAGGATATGCGCGGACAATTGCGCTCCCTGAAGCGCGGCGTGCAAGTTATTGTCGGCACGCCTGGCCGTGTGTTGGACCATTTGCAGCGCAAGAGCCTGGATTTGTCGCAAATCCGCGCAGTCGTACTGGACGAAGCTGACGAAATGCTGCGCATGGGCTTTATCGACGACGTTGAAGAAATCCTCTCCAACGCGCCCGGCGAATGCCAATACGCGCTGTTCTCTGCGACCATGCCTCCCGCCATCAAGCGCGTGGCGGAAAAATATCTGAAAGGGGCGAAAGAAGTTCGCATCGCCGCCAAGACTTCCACCGTTGAGCGCATCAGCCAGCACGTATTGATGGTTGATAACTCTCATAAGCTGGACGCGCTGACCCGCGTGCTGGAAGTCGAAAACTTCGAAGGCATGATCATTTTCGTGCGCACCAAGTCCGCCACCACGGAACTGGCTGAAAAGCTGCAGGCGCGTGGTTACGCCGCTGAAGCGCTGAATGGCGATCAGACGCAGAAGATTCGTGAGCAGACCATCGACCGTCTGAAGAAAGGCCGTCTGGATATCGTTGTCGCCACTGACGTGGCTGCGCGCGGTCTTGACGTAGAGCGTATCGGTCTGGTTCTGAACTACGACATTCCTTACGACACCGAAGCCTACGTTCACCGTATCGGCCGTACCGGCCGCGCTGGTCGTGAAGGCAAGGCGATCCTGTTCGCAGCGCCGAAAGAGCGTCGCTTGCTGCGCGCGATCGAAATGGCCACCAAGCAACCGCTGACCCCTTATGAAGCGCCTTCCGCTGAGAAGATCAGTGAGCAGCGCATCCAGCAGTTCCAGGAAAACCTGCACCGCACTCTGGACGGCCAGGATCTGGAGTCCATGAAAAAGGTCGTGCTGGACTTCTGTCAGGAAAATGAGTTGTCGCTGGAAGTCGTCGCCGCCGCGCTGGCGTTCCGTCTGCAGGTGGAACAGCCTTTGTTCCCGATTCTGAAAGACCTGCCGAAGCTGGATAAAGACTTCCGTGGTCGCGATCGTGACCGTGATGGCCGTGGTCGCAATCCTCGTGATCGCGATCGTCGTGGTCGTGAAGGCCGCGAGGGGCGCGAAGGTCGTGATTCGCGTCGCGACGACGGCATACCGAGAGAGCGTTACCGCATCGAAGTGGGCCGCTCCCACGACGTTAGCCCTGGTGATATCGTCGGCGCCATCGCGAACGAAGCGAACATTGAAAGCAAGTACATTGGCCACATCGCCATTTACGACAACTTCAGTACTGTTGAGCTACCAGAAGGCATGCCGAAAGAAGTGCTTCAGCACCTGCAGAAAGTACGCATTCGTCAGCAGCTGATCAACATGAAGCCGGACGCCGGTAAGCCAGAGCGTAAGCCTCGCAGCGGTCGTGGCGGTCCTCGTCCCGCTAAACGTCCACGCTCTTAA